The genomic region tcctctgtgtatatacggggctcctcccccttgtacatctcctgtatcctcctcctcctctctgtatatacTGGGCTCCTCCCCCTtgtacatctcctgtatcctcctctgtgtatatacggggctcctcccccttgtacatctcctgtatcctcctcctctctgtatatacggggctcctcccccctgtacatctcctgtatcctcctcctctgtgtatatacgggatcctcccccctgtacatctcctgtatcctcctcctctgtgtatatactgggctcctcccccctgtacatatcctgtatcctcctcctcctctgtgtatatacggggctcctcccccttgtacatctcctgtatcctcctcctcctctctgtatatacGGGGCTCCTCCCCCTtgtacatctcctgtatcctcctcctctgtatatacggggctcctcccccttgtacatctcctgtatcctcctcctctgtatatacggggctcctcccccttgtacatctcctgtatcctcctcctctgtatatacggggctcctcccccttgtacatctcctgtatcctcctcctctgtatatacggggctcctcccccttgtacatctcctgtatcctcctcctctgtatatacggggctcctcccccttgtacatctcctgtatcctcctcctctgtatatacggggctcctcccccttgtacatctcctgtatcctcctcctctgtatatacgggGCTCCTCCCCCCTGtccatctcctgtatcctcctcctctgtatatacggggctcctcccccttgtacatctcctgtatcctcctcctcctctctgtatatacGGGGCTCCTCCCCCTtgtacatctcctgtatcctcctcctcctctctgtatatacGGGGCTCCTCCCCCTtgtacatctcctgtatcctcctcctcctctctgtatatacGGGGCTCCTCCCCCTtgtacatctcctgtatcctcctcctcctcctctgtatatacggggctcctcccccttgtacatctcctgtatcctcctcctctgtatatacgggGCTCCTCCCCCCTGtccatctcctgtatcctcctcctctgtatatacgggATCCTCCCCCTTGTACATCTCCtgtatacccccctcctcctctgtatatacgggAGCCTCCCCCTTGTACATCTCCtgtatacccccctcctcctctgtatatacgggGCTGGGGCTGATGCGGGGCTCGGGCCTGAGGTCTCGGTCTTTTTCTCACCGAACGAGTTGAGGAAGTCGGCGATCTTCTTGATGCTGCTGGTGATGACCTCGATGTACTCCCTGTTGGCCCAGTCCTGGTGGATCTCCCTCTGCACCGGGTCCTCCTGGCTGGCCATCTTCCCTTCTCCTCCGTGTACAGCCGGGAGCCGCCTGCAGGAGGAGCCCTCACCTCCCCGTCATATCCGAGGCGCCGGCGGCCATCTTACTGCCTGGCAGAGCCGCCCCCGCCCCGCCCTGCGCCGCCACAGCCGCGGGACCGGGGACTGATGCCGAGAGCGCCATGTTACAAGCTGGCAGGGAGGGGGCGGAGCGAGGGCGGGGCTATGTGTATGGAGGCGCGGAGAGACCAAAACATAACGGACCGCGCCCAACTGTGAGACTGGAGGGGTTTAGGGctagattagatacacggctctacagagagtatcacacagtataggattagatacacggctctacagagagtatcacacagtataggattagatacacggctctacagagagtatcacacagtataggattagatacacggctctacagagagtatcacacagtataggattagatacacggctctacagagagtatcacacaggatgggattagatacacggctctacagagagtatcacacaggatgggattagatacacagctcagcagacagtatcacacaggatgggattagatacacagctcagcagtcagtatcacacaggatgggattagatacacagctcagcagacagtatcacacaggatgggattagatacacagctcagcagacagtatcacacaggacaggattagatacacagctcagcagacagtatcacaggataggattagatacacagctcagcagacagtatcacacaggataggattagaagtGCGGCACTGCTCTAGCCATTGTTAAAGGGAATGTGAgtgatcttaaagggaatgtgagtgatcttaaagggaatgtgagtgatcttaaagggaatgtgagtgatcttaaagggaatgtgagtGAACCCCATTGCGCTTGTCATGGCTCGGCCGATGATTATTCGTTGGATCTGTGGCTCTTCAGGTAGGTGGGACATACAGGTGGGTCACAGCTGGTGCCACGTGTCGTGGTTTGGATGTTACGGAGGGGACGTTCTTGGAGCGGATTGTGCGTCGTCCGTGCAGAATATTTGTAGATTgtaataatattatttattctGCACTTTGTGTCTTTTCTTCTTTGTGCTTTCTGTAGGTTTAgtattttgtgatattttgtgttacatgagaccccccccccccctctaatgaATTGGATGCAAGATTCAAAGGGGTCCTATAACTCTTACCCAAATCCAAGGGGCGGGGCCTTATactagaatgtaagctcttggggGCAGGACCCTCACTGCTGTTCCATTGTTGTTGCTCTGTAATGTTATTTTTGTACttcgctgtggaatatgatggtgctatagaaatGAAGCTTTATCCGGGGCTGATGCTATGTAATGGGCTCCTCTGTACACTGGGGGGCGTcgcacacatcctgcaccccccaCAGCTGATCTCCATGTATTGCTGGGTGACACATTGTGATGCAGAGACCTTgcagcagc from Engystomops pustulosus chromosome 10, aEngPut4.maternal, whole genome shotgun sequence harbors:
- the BRK1 gene encoding protein BRICK1, whose translation is MASQEDPVQREIHQDWANREYIEVITSSIKKIADFLNSFDMSCRSRLATLNEKLTALERRIEYIEARVTKGETLT